From Palaemon carinicauda isolate YSFRI2023 chromosome 29, ASM3689809v2, whole genome shotgun sequence, one genomic window encodes:
- the LOC137622467 gene encoding uncharacterized protein — protein MFLLRNMGSPTKLVYLHLINRTHTERLQLISWNQQDTKAIPKPKEPDTYQPIALITCTEKVRERLVLNRLQWKIRPLHPHLYAYRKDIFTQKYITDVLKTINHYKAFVIFLDLEKALGLASSPAILFTLV, from the coding sequence ATGTTCctgctaaggaacatgggaagccccacgaagttggtgtacttgcacttgattAACAGAACACACACTGAGAGACTTCAGCTAATATCATGGAATCAACAAGACACGAAAgccatcccaaaacccaaagaaccagacacctaccaaCCCATAGCTTTAATTACCTGCACCGAGAAAGTAAGGGAACGACTGGTACTCAACAGACTTCAATGGAAAATACGCCCACTACATCCTCACCTTTATGCCTACAGAAAAGACATATTCACTCAGAAATATATAACTGATGTACTCAAAACAATCAACCACTAtaaagcctttgtcatctttctcgacCTAGAGAAAGCCTTGGGGCTAGCCAGCTCCCCAGCTATCCTTTTCACACTTGTGTAA